A region from the Clostridium beijerinckii genome encodes:
- a CDS encoding glycogen synthase GlgA, which produces MRVLFVASEAAPFIKSGGLGDVAGALPKELAQKGEDVRVVIPKYKEINYEVRDKLRFNKWFTVRVGWREEYCGVFECIYNGVTYYVLDNEKYFNRDGLYGFYDDAERFAFFDRAVLDMLKEIDWQPDLIHCNDWQTGMIPVLLKLQYKRNDMFYWNMKSVYSIHNIAFQGIFDPQILPELFGFDMELYDNTCLKFDDGVSFMKGGLYYSDIITTVSNSYANEIQTPEYGQRLDGVLREKSYALRGIINGIDYDEFNPKTDKFIKNNYDINSIENKSINKTELQKELGLTVDENIPMIAMVTRLTQQKGLDLLVNISDILLQQNVQLVVLGNGDKHYEDHFKWLDYRYGNKVSTNIKFDHVLANKIYAACDMFLMPSLFEPCGLGQLIALRYGSIPIVRETGGLKDTVTAYNEFTGEGNGFSFTNYNSDDLYNVIQYALGIYKNKKEWSNLVNQAMNCDNSWNKSAEIYLNMYRELTGQD; this is translated from the coding sequence ATGAGGGTTTTATTTGTAGCATCAGAAGCAGCTCCATTTATAAAAAGTGGAGGACTCGGAGATGTTGCGGGAGCATTGCCTAAAGAACTTGCACAAAAAGGTGAGGATGTCAGAGTTGTGATACCAAAATATAAAGAAATTAATTATGAAGTAAGAGATAAATTAAGGTTTAATAAATGGTTTACTGTGCGAGTTGGATGGAGAGAAGAATATTGTGGAGTCTTCGAATGCATATATAATGGAGTCACATATTACGTGTTAGATAATGAGAAGTATTTTAATAGAGATGGATTATATGGTTTTTATGATGATGCAGAAAGATTTGCATTTTTTGATAGAGCTGTGCTTGATATGCTAAAAGAAATAGATTGGCAACCAGATTTAATTCATTGTAATGATTGGCAAACAGGTATGATACCCGTATTGCTAAAATTGCAATATAAAAGAAATGATATGTTTTATTGGAATATGAAGTCTGTATATTCAATTCATAATATAGCATTCCAAGGAATTTTTGATCCTCAAATATTACCAGAATTATTCGGATTTGATATGGAACTTTATGATAATACATGCTTAAAGTTTGATGACGGAGTGAGCTTTATGAAAGGTGGATTATATTATTCTGATATAATCACAACCGTTAGTAATAGCTATGCAAATGAAATACAAACACCTGAATATGGTCAGAGACTAGATGGTGTATTAAGGGAGAAATCATATGCGTTAAGAGGAATAATAAATGGAATAGATTATGACGAATTCAATCCCAAAACAGATAAATTCATTAAAAATAATTATGACATAAATTCAATTGAAAATAAGAGTATAAACAAAACTGAATTGCAAAAAGAGTTAGGGTTGACCGTTGACGAAAATATTCCAATGATAGCAATGGTAACAAGATTAACACAACAAAAGGGGCTTGACTTATTAGTTAATATTTCAGATATATTATTACAGCAAAACGTGCAGTTAGTAGTTTTAGGAAATGGTGATAAACATTATGAAGATCATTTTAAATGGTTGGATTATAGATATGGAAATAAAGTATCTACAAATATTAAATTTGATCATGTTTTAGCAAATAAAATATATGCTGCATGTGATATGTTTTTGATGCCGTCTCTATTTGAACCATGTGGACTAGGACAATTAATAGCACTTAGATATGGTTCAATTCCTATAGTTAGAGAAACTGGTGGTTTAAAAGATACAGTTACAGCATATAATGAATTTACTGGAGAAGGAAATGGGTTTAGTTTTACAAATTATAATTCAGATGATTTATATAATGTAATACAATATGCTTTAGGAATATATAAAAATAAAAAAGAGTGGAGCAATCTTGTTAATCAAGCAATGAATTGTGATAATAGTTGGAATAAATCAGCTGAAATATATTTGAATATGTATAGAGAGTTGACAGGACAAGATTAG
- a CDS encoding 1,4-alpha-glucan branching enzyme (catalyzes the transfer of a segment of a 1,4-alpha-D-glucan chain to a primary hydroxy group in a similar glucan chain), which produces MTSFNTYLFHQGKNYETYNILGSHIKTEKRKKGVQFATWAPNAKDIYVVGDFNNFEVKDEYKLEKITENGLWKGFFPEAKDGDKYKYFIIGKEGGKGEYKADPYAMQNEVRPRNDSIVYKPKVFKWNDKKWIGKRNKINVLEEPLNIYEIHLGSWKTHKDGKFLSYEELAEELPRYLKEMGYTHVEIMPLVEHPLDASWGYQGTGYYSPTSRYGKMEGLKKLINKLHEENIGVIMDWVPGHFCKDAHGLYKFDGTPTYEYQEEWRAENKGWGTCNFDLGRREVKSYLISNALYWYREFHIDGLRVDAVSSILYLDYSKSHGEWVPNKYGENGNLEAIDFLKELNKAVFAEYPTALMIAEESTSWANVTKPPINDGLGFNLKWDMGWMNDTLEYVEIDPKYRKNNHRNITFSMMYNHAENYLLPLSHDEVVHGKKSLINKMWGDEWNKFAGLRTFMGYMMGHPGKKLLFMGCEFAQTIEWREYKELEWNLIDNLEMHKKTQLFFKDLNNLYVNNKAFWELDHDNKGFNWIEADNNEQSVLIFTRRSKDDQDTLVFVINFTSKVYYDYQIGVPFLTSYREIFNTDHSKYGGSGQTIDETLVAEKVPFQNQPYSIKIKVPPMATLILKVNEINIKEEVKLIEELSVKNDDEFKEMGK; this is translated from the coding sequence ATAACTAGTTTTAACACATATTTATTTCATCAAGGCAAAAATTATGAAACTTACAACATACTAGGATCACATATTAAAACTGAAAAAAGAAAGAAGGGTGTACAATTTGCAACTTGGGCACCTAATGCTAAAGATATTTATGTGGTTGGTGATTTTAATAATTTTGAAGTAAAAGATGAATATAAACTTGAAAAGATAACTGAAAATGGATTATGGAAAGGCTTTTTTCCAGAAGCTAAGGATGGAGATAAATACAAATATTTCATAATAGGAAAAGAGGGCGGAAAAGGAGAATATAAGGCTGATCCATATGCAATGCAAAATGAAGTAAGGCCACGTAATGATTCAATAGTGTACAAGCCTAAAGTTTTCAAATGGAATGATAAAAAATGGATTGGTAAAAGAAATAAAATAAATGTATTGGAAGAACCACTAAATATATATGAAATACATTTAGGTTCTTGGAAGACACATAAAGATGGTAAATTTTTAAGTTATGAAGAGCTTGCTGAAGAATTACCTAGATATCTAAAAGAAATGGGATATACACATGTCGAAATAATGCCGCTTGTAGAGCATCCATTAGATGCTTCTTGGGGGTATCAAGGAACAGGATACTATTCACCTACGAGTAGATATGGAAAAATGGAAGGACTTAAGAAATTAATAAATAAGTTGCATGAAGAAAATATAGGAGTGATAATGGATTGGGTTCCAGGACATTTCTGCAAGGATGCACATGGATTATATAAATTTGATGGAACACCAACATATGAATACCAAGAAGAGTGGAGAGCTGAAAATAAGGGTTGGGGAACTTGCAATTTTGATTTAGGTAGGAGAGAAGTAAAGAGTTATTTAATATCAAATGCACTATATTGGTATAGAGAATTTCATATTGACGGACTTAGGGTAGATGCTGTATCCAGTATTTTATATTTAGATTATAGTAAGTCACATGGAGAATGGGTTCCAAATAAATATGGTGAAAATGGAAATTTAGAAGCAATAGATTTCTTAAAAGAGTTAAATAAAGCAGTTTTTGCGGAATATCCAACAGCACTTATGATAGCAGAAGAATCAACATCATGGGCTAATGTAACAAAACCTCCCATTAATGATGGACTTGGATTCAATTTGAAATGGGATATGGGGTGGATGAATGATACATTGGAATATGTTGAAATAGATCCTAAATATAGAAAGAATAATCATAGAAATATAACATTTTCAATGATGTACAATCATGCTGAAAATTACTTATTACCTCTTTCCCATGATGAAGTTGTGCATGGCAAAAAATCGCTAATAAATAAAATGTGGGGAGATGAATGGAATAAGTTTGCAGGTTTACGGACATTTATGGGGTATATGATGGGTCATCCAGGTAAAAAACTACTATTTATGGGATGTGAATTTGCACAAACAATAGAATGGAGAGAATACAAAGAATTAGAATGGAATTTAATTGATAATTTAGAAATGCATAAAAAGACACAATTATTTTTTAAAGATTTAAATAATTTATATGTTAATAATAAAGCCTTTTGGGAACTTGATCATGACAATAAAGGCTTTAATTGGATAGAAGCAGATAATAATGAACAAAGTGTATTAATTTTTACTAGAAGGAGTAAAGATGATCAAGATACATTAGTTTTTGTAATAAATTTTACTTCTAAAGTATATTATGACTATCAAATTGGAGTGCCATTCTTAACAAGCTATAGAGAAATATTTAATACTGATCACAGTAAATATGGTGGTTCAGGACAAACAATTGATGAAACATTAGTAGCTGAAAAAGTACCATTCCAAAATCAGCCATACTCTATAAAAATAAAAGTGCCACCAATGGCTACATTAATATTAAAAGTAAATGAAATCAATATAAAAGAAGAAGTTAAATTAATTGAAGAATTATCCGTTAAAAATGATGATGAATTTAAAGAAATGGGTAAATAG
- a CDS encoding GNAT family N-acetyltransferase, with amino-acid sequence MKLDVSVKIQSDKLSQTEYLIKDMNDISIGRFSTMGLEGLSKTCDIKLNFYREYNCELLNDTLTLILKATFKDSNIFKVNIKVRENINFEPFLNLGFTLEGIFNQNEYFKGQYFDDLSFGITRIEYNQMSRYPLVELKGKNISLRNLTSMNAEEMLEYYKKNKNHLAPFEPTKDNNFYTLETQKKYLNKSYREFLSGTNIDLGIFKEEKLIGKIKLSRILHGSFKNGILGYSIDKDEQGKGYMKESVKLLLKYAFHECELHRIEASALVNNEKSRRVLTKCGFKLVGVNEKYLLINGKWEDHATYYILKEYFD; translated from the coding sequence ATGAAATTAGATGTAAGTGTAAAAATACAATCAGATAAATTAAGCCAAACAGAATATTTGATAAAAGATATGAATGATATTAGTATTGGCAGATTTAGTACTATGGGATTAGAAGGTTTAAGTAAGACGTGCGATATAAAGCTTAACTTTTATAGAGAATATAATTGTGAACTATTAAATGATACGTTAACTCTTATTTTAAAAGCTACATTTAAAGATTCTAATATTTTTAAAGTTAATATCAAAGTTCGCGAAAATATAAATTTTGAGCCATTTCTAAATCTAGGATTTACTTTAGAGGGAATATTTAATCAGAATGAATACTTTAAAGGTCAATATTTTGATGACTTATCATTTGGTATAACTAGAATAGAATATAATCAAATGAGTAGATATCCTTTAGTGGAGTTAAAAGGAAAAAATATAAGTCTTAGAAATTTAACGTCTATGAATGCTGAAGAAATGCTAGAATATTATAAAAAAAATAAAAATCATTTAGCACCTTTTGAACCAACTAAAGATAATAACTTTTATACATTAGAGACTCAAAAAAAGTATTTAAACAAAAGTTATAGGGAATTTTTAAGTGGAACAAATATTGATTTGGGAATCTTTAAAGAAGAAAAGTTAATTGGAAAGATAAAACTTTCAAGAATTCTACATGGATCTTTCAAGAATGGAATATTAGGTTACTCTATAGATAAAGATGAACAGGGCAAGGGGTATATGAAAGAAAGTGTTAAGCTATTGCTTAAATATGCATTCCATGAATGTGAACTACATAGGATAGAAGCATCGGCACTAGTAAATAATGAAAAATCAAGAAGGGTGTTAACAAAATGTGGGTTTAAGTTAGTTGGAGTAAATGAAAAATATCTTTTGATTAATGGGAAGTGGGAGGATCATGCAACTTATTATATTCTAAAGGAGTATTTTGATTAA
- a CDS encoding tRNA threonylcarbamoyladenosine dehydratase, whose translation MTAQHSLSRTELLIGKDGLDKLRNSKVVVFGVGGVGSYTIEALARAGVGELIIIDDDTVCLTNLNRQVHATYKTISRSKVEVMKERIASINKDCNVITYQVFVTEENISEIISDDVDYVVDAIDTVTAKLGLAEYCYKKGIKIMSSMGTGNKLDPTQFKVTDVFKTKVCPLAKVMRHELRKRGVEKLKVVYSEEIPIKPNYDDVVTCKTGCVCTGGTKKCAIKRQIPGSISFVPPVAGMIIGGEVIKDILAIK comes from the coding sequence ATGACAGCACAACATTCTTTATCAAGAACAGAACTTTTAATAGGTAAAGATGGATTAGATAAATTAAGAAATAGCAAAGTAGTTGTTTTTGGAGTAGGTGGAGTAGGAAGCTACACCATTGAAGCACTTGCAAGGGCTGGAGTCGGAGAATTAATTATTATTGATGATGATACAGTTTGTTTAACTAATTTAAATAGGCAGGTACACGCTACATATAAGACTATAAGTAGGTCTAAGGTTGAGGTAATGAAAGAAAGAATAGCATCTATAAACAAAGACTGCAATGTTATAACGTATCAAGTTTTTGTTACAGAAGAAAATATATCAGAAATAATTTCGGATGATGTTGATTATGTTGTTGATGCAATAGACACAGTTACAGCAAAACTTGGTTTAGCGGAATATTGCTATAAAAAGGGTATAAAGATAATGAGTTCTATGGGTACAGGTAATAAATTAGATCCAACACAATTTAAGGTTACAGATGTATTTAAGACAAAGGTATGTCCCTTAGCTAAAGTTATGAGACACGAACTTCGTAAAAGAGGTGTAGAAAAACTAAAAGTTGTATATTCGGAAGAAATACCTATAAAACCTAATTATGATGATGTTGTTACTTGTAAAACTGGATGCGTTTGTACAGGTGGTACTAAAAAATGTGCAATTAAGAGGCAAATACCAGGAAGTATATCGTTTGTTCCTCCAGTAGCAGGAATGATAATTGGTGGAGAAGTAATAAAAGATATTTTGGCAATTAAATAA
- a CDS encoding biotin transporter BioY, with the protein MNLKTRDLTLIAMFAALTAIGAFIKIPLPIVPITLQYFFCALGALLLGAKKGALAQVLYVAVGMIGIPVFTKGGGPQYVLEPSFGYLIGFIAGAYVIGKCSENIKILTVKNVFTSCLLGLLIVYIFGCAHMYVLFNFYIGKAMNAWSIVKIGILAFIGSDLLATLMISIVAVRVVPLLRKLGYAV; encoded by the coding sequence TTGAATTTAAAAACAAGAGATTTAACACTTATAGCAATGTTTGCAGCACTTACGGCAATAGGAGCATTTATCAAAATACCACTTCCAATAGTTCCGATTACGCTTCAATACTTTTTTTGTGCACTAGGAGCTTTATTATTAGGAGCAAAGAAGGGAGCTTTAGCACAAGTTCTATATGTAGCAGTTGGAATGATAGGTATACCTGTGTTTACAAAGGGCGGTGGACCGCAATATGTATTAGAACCTAGTTTTGGATATTTAATAGGCTTTATAGCTGGTGCATATGTAATTGGAAAATGCTCAGAAAATATTAAGATATTAACTGTTAAAAATGTATTCACATCATGTTTATTAGGTCTTCTAATTGTTTATATATTTGGCTGTGCCCATATGTATGTTCTTTTTAATTTTTATATAGGCAAGGCAATGAATGCATGGAGCATAGTTAAGATTGGAATTTTAGCATTTATAGGAAGTGACTTATTGGCAACGTTAATGATTTCAATAGTTGCAGTTAGAGTTGTTCCGTTACTTAGAAAATTAGGATATGCAGTTTAA
- a CDS encoding 5'-methylthioadenosine/adenosylhomocysteine nucleosidase, producing MIIGIIAAMAEELEILLKDLTLEEKKEKANMTFHKGKLYGKDVVAVVCGIGKVNSAICTQILASEYNVDKVINVGVAGGIGKEIYPGDIVVAENLVQHDMDTTAFGDKMGQVPRLDTFDFKCDEKMVALAKKACEEISELNSFTGRIASGDQFIANIEKIQWLDKEFGAISCEMEGASIAQVCYLNSIPFVVIRSISDNANNGAHMDYQNFIPIAVKNSTKILKQMLEIM from the coding sequence ATGATTATAGGAATAATTGCTGCCATGGCAGAGGAATTAGAAATTTTATTAAAAGACTTAACGCTTGAAGAAAAAAAAGAAAAAGCTAATATGACTTTTCACAAAGGAAAATTATATGGAAAAGATGTTGTAGCTGTAGTTTGTGGAATTGGCAAAGTTAATTCAGCTATATGTACGCAAATATTAGCGTCTGAATATAATGTTGATAAAGTTATAAATGTTGGAGTTGCAGGTGGAATCGGAAAAGAAATTTATCCTGGTGATATAGTTGTCGCTGAAAATTTAGTTCAACATGATATGGATACTACAGCCTTTGGAGATAAGATGGGTCAAGTTCCAAGACTTGATACTTTTGATTTTAAATGTGATGAGAAAATGGTTGCTTTAGCTAAAAAAGCGTGTGAAGAAATTTCTGAATTAAATAGCTTTACAGGTAGAATTGCTTCTGGAGATCAATTTATTGCAAATATTGAAAAAATTCAATGGCTTGATAAAGAGTTTGGAGCAATCTCTTGTGAAATGGAGGGTGCTAGCATAGCTCAAGTTTGTTACTTAAATTCAATTCCATTCGTAGTTATTAGATCAATTTCTGATAATGCTAATAATGGAGCACATATGGATTATCAAAATTTTATTCCAATTGCTGTTAAAAACTCAACTAAAATATTAAAACAAATGCTTGAAATAATGTAA
- a CDS encoding methyl-accepting chemotaxis protein — MKKNSKLFRKIIIGIVIMIMLPILVIGQIIGLKSKALLEENLKTTSIQTIKEVDKGFSQYLGTLSTQMAIISRNFDIKDLSNPQADHVLISKYVQGLFKDTKDSIDGIINAGYAGEYGELVLDSAVMTTSDLNYKDREWYKKAKEADGKVIYIKPYKDSVTGKQVMTVAQAVKDDKGQFIGVIVIDMSLDSMKEYIKKIQLLDTGFVLLVDKDGDIVVNNDNNKSEEDNIDELDFWKNAKGENKGVYTWNNNGESFYACQETNPETGWKLIGVIESREVNDDVATMKRTIFITAIICIIIGIGISIIAAAYIMKELNKLKASLNKVAEGDFSERINVTAKDELGQIGDNFNFMVDNVSKLMKNVESTSADLLEASINISSMSEETTASVSEVSNAIQEVATGATNQAQSATEVATSVEELSDRIDEVDRHTNNINKLSNETEKLSTQGLVILKDLINKAIKTRKNSMESTSLVDDMTKSIDKINYISNAIAEITEQTNLLALNASIEAARAGDAGKGFAVVAEEIRKLAEESKTSTDEIKAIVTEINTKANNAQGAMVESTNMLQEQGQAIKETEDIFNKIVDSIIPLAGAIEEINSLNKKMNSNKEEVKAQVENIAAVSEESASISEEVTASTEEVNATMNELNEHANNLQEISRKLQSELKKFTLE; from the coding sequence ATGAAAAAAAACAGTAAGTTATTTAGAAAAATTATAATTGGAATTGTTATAATGATTATGTTACCTATATTAGTAATAGGGCAGATTATTGGACTTAAATCAAAGGCTCTGTTAGAAGAGAACTTAAAGACAACAAGTATACAAACAATAAAGGAGGTAGACAAAGGATTTTCACAGTACTTAGGAACATTAAGTACACAAATGGCAATAATATCAAGGAATTTTGATATTAAAGATTTATCTAATCCACAAGCTGATCATGTACTTATATCTAAATATGTTCAAGGTTTATTTAAAGATACTAAAGATTCAATAGATGGCATTATTAATGCAGGCTATGCTGGAGAATATGGTGAATTAGTATTAGATAGTGCTGTAATGACTACAAGTGATTTAAACTATAAAGATAGAGAATGGTATAAGAAAGCTAAAGAAGCCGACGGAAAAGTTATATATATTAAACCATATAAAGATAGTGTGACTGGAAAACAAGTAATGACAGTTGCTCAAGCAGTTAAAGACGATAAGGGACAATTTATAGGTGTCATAGTAATAGATATGTCATTAGATTCAATGAAAGAATACATTAAAAAAATACAATTATTAGATACAGGATTTGTTTTACTCGTAGACAAAGATGGTGATATTGTAGTAAATAATGATAATAACAAATCTGAAGAAGATAATATTGATGAGTTAGATTTTTGGAAAAATGCTAAAGGTGAAAATAAAGGGGTATATACTTGGAATAACAATGGTGAATCTTTTTATGCATGCCAAGAAACCAACCCAGAGACAGGGTGGAAGTTAATTGGAGTTATAGAGAGCAGAGAAGTTAATGATGATGTAGCAACTATGAAAAGAACAATATTTATTACAGCAATAATATGTATAATTATTGGAATAGGTATTTCAATAATAGCTGCAGCGTATATTATGAAAGAATTAAATAAGTTAAAAGCATCACTTAATAAAGTTGCAGAAGGTGATTTTTCAGAAAGAATAAATGTTACAGCAAAAGATGAACTTGGACAAATTGGTGATAACTTTAATTTCATGGTTGATAATGTATCTAAGTTAATGAAGAATGTTGAAAGTACATCTGCTGATTTACTTGAAGCATCAATTAACATATCAAGTATGTCAGAAGAAACTACAGCGTCAGTATCGGAAGTATCAAATGCAATACAAGAAGTTGCGACTGGAGCTACAAATCAAGCACAATCTGCTACTGAGGTTGCAACAAGTGTTGAAGAATTGTCAGATAGAATAGATGAAGTAGATAGACATACAAATAATATTAATAAATTATCAAATGAAACTGAAAAATTAAGCACTCAAGGATTAGTTATACTTAAAGATTTAATAAATAAAGCCATAAAAACTAGGAAGAATTCCATGGAATCTACAAGTCTAGTAGATGATATGACAAAAAGCATAGATAAAATAAACTATATATCAAATGCAATAGCAGAAATCACTGAACAAACTAATTTGCTAGCTTTAAATGCAAGTATTGAAGCTGCAAGAGCTGGAGATGCAGGAAAGGGATTTGCGGTAGTTGCAGAAGAAATTAGAAAATTAGCTGAGGAATCTAAAACATCTACAGATGAAATCAAGGCTATTGTTACAGAAATAAATACTAAAGCAAATAATGCCCAAGGTGCTATGGTAGAAAGTACAAACATGTTACAAGAACAAGGCCAGGCAATAAAAGAAACTGAAGATATATTTAATAAAATAGTTGATTCAATAATACCTTTAGCAGGTGCAATTGAAGAGATTAATAGTTTAAATAAGAAGATGAATTCAAATAAAGAAGAAGTAAAAGCACAAGTTGAAAATATAGCAGCAGTGTCAGAAGAGTCTGCATCAATATCAGAGGAAGTTACAGCATCCACAGAAGAGGTAAATGCAACAATGAATGAGCTTAATGAGCATGCAAATAATTTACAAGAAATATCGCGTAAACTTCAAAGTGAATTAAAAAAATTCACTTTGGAATAG
- a CDS encoding nitroreductase: MMKVNNEKCVGCGLCAKDCFPNDIQIVDGKAKINNITCMKCGHCIAICPKGAVSTDEYNMEDVKDYDEAEFKIESDKLLNFIKFRRTVRQFKDKDVETEKLLKIIEAGRFTQTGSNSQNVSYIIVKDNVEQLKEMVLENLKNKGEEILKNLNPQTIPFKRYAKMWIKMYDGYKEDPKMNDKLFFNAPALILVVSDSPVNAALASSNMELMTNAQGLGTFFSGFFAMAAQGNEKIRELLDLEGNKEIVTCMVIGYPNIKYARTVPRKDANISWK, translated from the coding sequence ATGATGAAAGTAAATAACGAAAAGTGTGTGGGATGTGGACTTTGTGCCAAGGATTGTTTCCCAAATGATATACAAATAGTTGATGGAAAAGCTAAGATTAACAATATTACATGTATGAAATGTGGACATTGTATTGCTATTTGTCCTAAAGGTGCAGTATCTACTGATGAATATAATATGGAAGATGTAAAAGATTATGATGAGGCTGAATTCAAAATAGAATCAGATAAGCTTCTAAACTTTATAAAATTTAGAAGAACTGTAAGACAATTTAAAGATAAAGATGTAGAAACAGAAAAACTTTTAAAAATTATAGAAGCAGGAAGATTTACTCAAACCGGAAGTAATAGTCAAAATGTTTCATATATAATAGTGAAAGACAATGTTGAACAACTAAAGGAAATGGTGTTGGAAAACCTTAAGAACAAAGGTGAAGAAATACTTAAAAATTTAAATCCACAAACTATACCTTTTAAAAGATATGCTAAAATGTGGATAAAAATGTATGATGGATATAAAGAAGATCCTAAGATGAATGATAAGCTATTTTTTAATGCACCTGCTTTAATTCTTGTAGTATCTGATTCACCAGTAAATGCAGCATTAGCATCTTCAAATATGGAACTCATGACTAATGCTCAAGGACTTGGAACATTTTTTAGTGGATTTTTTGCAATGGCAGCACAAGGAAATGAAAAGATTAGAGAGTTACTTGATCTCGAAGGAAATAAAGAAATTGTAACTTGCATGGTAATTGGGTATCCAAATATAAAATATGCTAGAACTGTTCCTAGAAAAGATGCAAATATATCATGGAAATAA
- a CDS encoding TetR family transcriptional regulator — MICQGKKPSEITVKDITEKAELGNGMVNYHFQSKDNLIRLAVKKVMTCATKTLSEKMKAKEQQSPIERLTIILKAAVNFIADNSEISKIAILDDLENNQETVHLLSSEESYNKCLKELYGDNMHKLWIKNHLIAGYINYIFLKAEKIKNEMGFDFYNKEDREQAIENLVDELVKCKKF; from the coding sequence ATGATATGTCAAGGTAAAAAACCAAGTGAAATTACCGTTAAGGATATTACTGAAAAAGCAGAACTTGGAAATGGTATGGTAAATTATCATTTTCAAAGCAAAGATAATTTAATTCGCTTGGCAGTAAAAAAGGTTATGACTTGTGCAACCAAAACTTTGAGTGAAAAAATGAAGGCTAAAGAGCAACAATCTCCAATTGAAAGACTTACAATTATTTTAAAAGCAGCAGTAAATTTTATTGCTGATAATTCTGAAATTTCCAAAATTGCAATTTTAGATGACTTGGAAAATAATCAAGAGACAGTACACTTGTTGAGTTCAGAAGAATCATATAATAAATGCCTTAAAGAACTGTATGGAGACAATATGCATAAGCTCTGGATTAAAAATCATTTAATTGCTGGATATATAAATTACATATTTTTAAAGGCAGAAAAAATAAAAAACGAAATGGGCTTTGACTTTTATAATAAAGAAGACAGAGAACAAGCAATTGAAAACTTAGTTGATGAATTGGTAAAATGTAAAAAATTTTAA